Proteins from a single region of Methanocella sp.:
- a CDS encoding NADH-quinone oxidoreductase subunit B family protein, which yields MTLTELSRKKSPWVLHVGSGGCNGCDLEILACLTPRYDVSRFGVMSTGNPKHADIMLVVGPVTIKYKDIIKNLYDQMPDPKAVIAVGTCASTGGIYQGCYGHCGGVDKVIPVDVYVPGCNVRPEAVIDGLVLALDILNEKEKKLLEERKEKAKGAA from the coding sequence ATGACTCTGACGGAGCTTTCAAGGAAAAAATCGCCCTGGGTCCTGCACGTGGGCAGCGGCGGATGCAACGGATGCGACCTGGAAATATTAGCGTGCCTGACGCCGAGGTACGACGTGAGCCGTTTCGGCGTGATGAGCACGGGCAACCCGAAGCACGCCGACATCATGCTCGTCGTCGGCCCCGTCACCATCAAATATAAGGACATCATCAAGAACCTGTACGACCAGATGCCCGACCCCAAGGCGGTCATCGCCGTCGGGACGTGCGCGAGCACGGGGGGCATCTACCAGGGATGCTACGGCCACTGCGGCGGAGTCGATAAGGTCATCCCCGTGGACGTCTACGTGCCCGGCTGCAACGTGCGGCCGGAGGCCGTGATCGACGGCCTGGTGCTGGCGCTGGACATACTGAATGAAAAGGAGAAGAAGCTTCTGGAAGAAAGAAAAGAGAAAGCGAAGGGGGCGGCTTAA
- a CDS encoding 4Fe-4S dicluster domain-containing protein — translation MLDILENILKNAVSKPYTSNYPFTPYQHFPGTRADVTFDGTKCILCQLCQRSCPAECIIIHKEETTIEYLNTQCIRCGTCVRVCPTNAISQNEVYTKPSRERLTIYTLVTNENAPIIKKRKMEAAKKAADAEGKPVPDKPEEAKK, via the coding sequence ATGCTGGACATACTCGAAAATATCCTTAAGAACGCCGTAAGCAAGCCTTATACGTCCAATTACCCGTTTACCCCGTACCAGCATTTCCCGGGAACGAGGGCGGACGTGACCTTTGATGGCACCAAGTGCATCCTGTGCCAGCTATGCCAGCGGTCGTGTCCTGCTGAGTGCATCATAATACACAAAGAGGAGACGACCATCGAATACCTGAACACTCAGTGTATCCGCTGCGGCACCTGTGTCCGGGTCTGCCCGACCAACGCCATCTCCCAGAACGAGGTGTACACTAAGCCCTCCCGAGAGCGTTTGACCATCTACACGCTGGTGACCAACGAGAACGCGCCCATTATCAAGAAGCGGAAGATGGAAGCGGCAAAAAAGGCGGCCGACGCCGAGGGCAAGCCCGTCCCGGATAAGCCCGAAGAAGCTAAAAAGTAA
- a CDS encoding glycoside hydrolase family 15 protein: MYGIVGNGETCAFISVFSSLDWLCLPAFDSPTMFARALDNINGGSITLSYDQDGTGTPFEVGEQRYLEDTNLLETTSRVGADTVRAIDFMPFGKHKLWRILGISGPDPFRLTIDVDPRPDYNRAKPKVSVLDNGLMICGPGQALMITSLERATFKKKSITFDIQPPMTIPLLLTYGSTPDEARKAADNSSHEREYQADLKFWRNYTACAFPVFDLNPRMHYYYMRSLLVLKLLTYDKSGAILAAPTTSFPEIVGEDKNWDYRFCWVRDGAYSAEALALAGLFEDSRQIIDFLLGIVQAEGKPYPYPLVSIYGDLKGTDEADIDTLVGFGNSRPVRIGNKAVGQKQNDLEGEVIHAIYTLNKYSGCGGYVEENFPKIQRIVEYVAGHWREKDAGIWELRRPYMDYVHSKTMCWAALEYGARLATLVEKRHLSSKWGLEAEKVKVDIIKNGWSEKRKCFKRAYEDDAYDASVLAIPLMNLLPVEDTMVRMAVKSITDNLGAGGLLKRFAEEPNAFMLSSLWLAQVMMKRGKVVNALDIINRAARYASSDLGLFAEEYDMYYQRLVGNIPQSFSHEEFIKSVNYLMGKE; the protein is encoded by the coding sequence ATGTACGGCATCGTCGGCAACGGTGAGACCTGCGCCTTCATCAGCGTCTTCAGCTCGCTCGACTGGCTCTGCCTGCCCGCCTTCGACTCTCCGACGATGTTCGCCCGGGCGCTTGACAACATTAACGGGGGCTCGATCACGCTCTCCTACGACCAGGACGGCACGGGCACGCCCTTCGAGGTGGGCGAGCAGCGCTATCTCGAGGACACGAACCTGCTGGAGACCACCAGCCGCGTTGGCGCCGACACGGTGCGGGCCATCGACTTCATGCCCTTCGGCAAGCACAAGCTCTGGCGAATACTGGGCATCTCCGGCCCGGACCCCTTCAGGCTGACGATAGACGTCGACCCGCGGCCGGACTACAATCGCGCGAAGCCGAAGGTGAGCGTCCTGGACAACGGCCTGATGATCTGCGGCCCCGGGCAGGCGCTTATGATCACGTCCCTCGAGCGGGCTACGTTTAAGAAAAAAAGCATAACCTTCGACATCCAGCCGCCCATGACCATACCGCTCCTGCTCACATACGGCTCCACGCCCGACGAGGCCCGGAAAGCGGCCGATAACTCGAGCCACGAGCGCGAGTACCAGGCCGATCTCAAGTTCTGGAGGAACTATACGGCCTGCGCTTTTCCCGTATTCGACCTGAACCCGCGGATGCACTATTATTATATGCGCTCGCTGCTGGTGCTGAAGCTCCTCACGTACGATAAAAGCGGCGCCATCCTGGCGGCACCCACCACGTCGTTCCCCGAGATCGTGGGCGAGGACAAGAACTGGGACTACCGCTTCTGCTGGGTCCGGGACGGGGCTTACAGCGCCGAGGCGCTGGCGCTGGCGGGTCTGTTCGAGGACTCGCGGCAGATCATCGACTTCCTCCTGGGCATCGTTCAGGCGGAGGGCAAGCCTTACCCGTACCCCCTCGTATCCATCTACGGCGACCTCAAGGGCACAGACGAGGCGGACATCGACACGCTCGTCGGCTTCGGAAACAGCCGGCCCGTGCGCATCGGGAATAAGGCCGTCGGCCAGAAGCAGAACGACCTGGAGGGGGAGGTCATCCACGCAATATATACGCTAAATAAGTATTCGGGCTGCGGGGGATACGTGGAAGAAAACTTTCCCAAGATACAGCGGATCGTGGAGTACGTGGCCGGGCACTGGCGGGAGAAGGACGCCGGCATCTGGGAGTTACGCCGCCCCTACATGGATTATGTCCACAGCAAGACGATGTGCTGGGCAGCGCTGGAATACGGTGCCCGCCTGGCGACGCTCGTGGAAAAGCGGCATCTGTCCAGCAAGTGGGGCCTGGAGGCCGAAAAGGTCAAGGTCGACATCATCAAGAACGGGTGGTCCGAAAAGCGCAAGTGCTTCAAAAGGGCGTACGAGGACGATGCATACGATGCCTCCGTCCTCGCCATTCCGCTTATGAATCTGCTGCCCGTCGAGGACACCATGGTGCGCATGGCCGTCAAGAGCATCACAGACAACCTCGGCGCGGGCGGCCTGCTCAAGCGGTTCGCCGAGGAGCCGAACGCCTTCATGCTTTCCTCGCTATGGCTGGCCCAGGTCATGATGAAGCGGGGCAAGGTCGTCAACGCCCTGGATATAATCAACAGGGCGGCCCGGTACGCGTCCAGCGATCTCGGGCTCTTCGCCGAAGAGTACGACATGTACTACCAGCGGCTCGTGGGCAACATACCGCAGTCCTTCTCCCACGAGGAGTTCATAAAATCCGTGAACTACCTCATGGGAAAAGAATGA
- a CDS encoding pyridoxamine 5'-phosphate oxidase family protein, whose product MVKLTQEVKDSMQGVKTIFLATCSRAGVPNVVPMTMFKILDDETMLLSDQFMQKSLSNMKENPRIAISYWSEKGGFQIKGTVALHTNDQVFKDDVTWVKGMKPNLNPKTAIVMKITDVFMVKPGPEAGKKIL is encoded by the coding sequence ATGGTCAAACTGACGCAAGAAGTTAAGGATTCCATGCAGGGCGTGAAAACCATTTTCCTCGCGACCTGCTCCCGGGCCGGCGTGCCCAACGTCGTCCCCATGACCATGTTCAAGATCCTGGACGATGAGACCATGCTCTTATCCGACCAGTTCATGCAGAAGAGCCTGTCGAACATGAAGGAGAACCCGCGCATCGCTATCTCCTACTGGAGCGAGAAGGGCGGCTTCCAGATCAAGGGGACGGTCGCACTGCACACGAACGATCAGGTCTTCAAGGACGACGTGACGTGGGTCAAGGGCATGAAGCCGAACCTTAACCCGAAGACGGCCATCGTCATGAAGATCACGGACGTCTTCATGGTCAAGCCCGGCCCCGAAGCCGGTAAAAAGATACTTTAA
- a CDS encoding glycosyltransferase family 4 protein — MKICVVSQSFYPYIGGVTRYLQSLGRKLTARGDEMVVVHLRSSDMPEYEVIDGVRVYRMSGDEGIQESIDGYFRFKELIIDVTHGRKMAPLEDRFDYGYSEYLGFNLNMYEKVRQVYDIEKFDMLHVHDFQVMPLAFLIKGDIDVPAIFTWHIPFTVDTPPEWREFLARYMRYYDHVIFSTDEYVRTAVESGLSPGKVCKINPFIDTDEFVLDGDNDFREKYNIPVNDNIVLCVSRIDPRKGQEYLIEAMVEVVKKHPGTTCIFIGNGSLTKKFIGRTNRLEELEAMVHERGLDNRVQFLGKVSQDDLMKAYDACDMLVQPSINEGFGLVISEAMCFSKPVIGSNVGGIPEQITDGYNGLLFKPKDHMALAGHIDKLIETPALRKLMGERGRQLACGRFCVDRGFKEHCEIYDKICLQKRFKEGIGTEESIITD; from the coding sequence ATGAAAATTTGTGTCGTATCCCAGTCGTTTTACCCGTACATCGGAGGCGTGACCCGGTACCTGCAGTCGCTGGGCAGGAAACTGACCGCCCGGGGGGATGAGATGGTGGTCGTACACCTGCGGTCCTCCGACATGCCCGAGTACGAGGTCATAGACGGGGTCCGGGTATATCGCATGTCGGGTGACGAGGGCATACAGGAATCCATCGACGGCTACTTCCGCTTTAAGGAGCTCATCATCGACGTGACCCACGGCCGGAAGATGGCTCCGCTGGAGGACCGGTTCGACTATGGGTATTCCGAATACTTAGGCTTTAATCTCAACATGTACGAGAAAGTGCGGCAGGTCTACGATATCGAGAAGTTCGATATGCTCCACGTGCACGACTTCCAGGTGATGCCGCTCGCGTTCTTAATAAAAGGGGATATCGACGTGCCCGCCATCTTTACCTGGCACATACCGTTCACGGTGGATACGCCGCCGGAGTGGCGGGAGTTCCTGGCGAGGTATATGCGCTATTACGACCATGTCATCTTCTCCACGGACGAGTACGTGCGCACGGCCGTTGAAAGCGGCCTGAGCCCGGGTAAGGTCTGCAAGATCAACCCGTTCATCGACACGGACGAGTTCGTCTTAGACGGGGATAACGACTTCCGCGAGAAATATAATATCCCTGTGAACGATAATATCGTGCTCTGCGTGTCCCGTATCGACCCCCGTAAAGGGCAGGAATACCTCATCGAGGCCATGGTGGAAGTCGTTAAGAAACACCCCGGCACGACGTGCATCTTTATCGGGAACGGCTCGCTGACGAAAAAATTCATCGGCCGCACAAACCGGCTCGAAGAGCTGGAGGCGATGGTCCATGAGCGGGGGCTCGATAACAGGGTGCAGTTCCTGGGCAAGGTGAGCCAGGACGACCTGATGAAGGCGTACGACGCCTGCGACATGCTCGTCCAGCCCTCCATCAACGAGGGCTTCGGCCTGGTCATTTCGGAGGCCATGTGCTTCAGCAAGCCGGTCATCGGCTCCAACGTGGGCGGCATACCCGAGCAGATCACCGACGGCTATAACGGGCTCCTTTTTAAGCCGAAGGACCATATGGCGCTGGCGGGCCACATCGATAAGCTCATCGAGACACCGGCGCTGCGAAAGCTGATGGGCGAGCGGGGCAGGCAGCTTGCCTGCGGGCGCTTCTGCGTGGACCGGGGCTTCAAGGAGCACTGCGAGATCTACGATAAGATCTGCCTGCAGAAGCGTTTCAAGGAAGGCATAGGCACCGAAGAGTCGATCATCACCGACTGA
- a CDS encoding NADH-quinone oxidoreductase subunit L — MDVSLLLLLMTMVPALLGIVCYLIPGYELKKYVVILCSLVLTVASLLLLYGGQQTLTAESIGLGGFSVPLSPIILVLDFLLLLTFIYFGIKDKEYKAVLLAILQLIPLAYFEFIMPKTAHAGGVTFVVDNLAIVMCLIVSIIGSLILIYSIGYMKGDKRVSPFFLVMMVFLGDMNALIFANDLTWMFFFWEVTTLCSFLLIRHYHDDASIKASDRALWMNLLGGVSLICGILLIEASYGTTFLSELTGMKAGLPGFLSFLPAAAIALPFAFMAFGAFTKSALMPFNSWLTGAMVAPTPVSALLHSSTMVNAGVYLLIRIAPLIVGSLLSTIIAVIGGFSFMFCAFLAVSQTDTKRILAYSTISYLGLIAMCAGINTGLALTAAVALLVFHAVSKGLMFLCVGEVQHETGARDIDSMEGLVNRMPLVAYIMVIGLISLMAPPFGVFVGKWLAFQSVSTFTSISLSLVDIFFIIFGSIFSVFYYSRWAGKLLATKPFDAPKTSHHDWFMELPLIVLVLGVFVSVALTTIFFDKLINLPAVYGMEPSQLITGWTIQSAIGGFSPLGFLIIFLIIILVPWIAIRVPKTAVTHTYACGTGDEPELGGGFFQSMIGESVILKYLDPVGVLLLVALFIAAVI, encoded by the coding sequence ATGGATGTTTCACTTCTATTATTACTAATGACGATGGTGCCTGCATTATTAGGCATCGTCTGCTACCTGATACCGGGCTACGAGCTGAAGAAATACGTGGTCATCCTCTGCTCCCTCGTCCTCACGGTAGCTTCTCTATTGCTGTTGTACGGCGGACAGCAAACCCTGACCGCCGAATCCATCGGGCTGGGAGGCTTCAGCGTCCCGCTGTCGCCGATCATCCTGGTACTCGACTTTCTGCTGCTACTGACGTTCATTTACTTCGGTATCAAGGATAAAGAGTATAAGGCCGTACTCCTGGCCATATTACAGTTGATACCGCTCGCCTATTTCGAGTTCATTATGCCTAAAACGGCCCATGCCGGGGGCGTCACATTCGTCGTGGATAACCTGGCCATCGTCATGTGCCTCATCGTGTCCATCATCGGCTCGCTCATCCTCATATACTCCATCGGCTACATGAAGGGCGATAAGCGTGTCAGCCCCTTTTTCCTGGTCATGATGGTCTTCCTTGGAGATATGAACGCGCTGATCTTCGCGAACGACCTGACCTGGATGTTCTTCTTCTGGGAGGTCACGACGCTCTGCTCGTTCCTCTTAATAAGACACTATCACGATGACGCTTCCATAAAGGCGTCCGACCGGGCGCTGTGGATGAACCTGCTGGGCGGCGTTTCGCTGATATGCGGCATCCTGCTCATCGAGGCGTCCTACGGGACCACGTTCCTGTCGGAGCTGACCGGCATGAAGGCCGGCCTGCCGGGCTTCCTGTCGTTCCTGCCGGCGGCTGCGATCGCTCTCCCGTTCGCATTCATGGCCTTCGGCGCTTTCACCAAGTCGGCGCTCATGCCCTTTAACTCGTGGCTGACGGGCGCCATGGTGGCCCCCACGCCCGTATCGGCATTACTCCACTCGTCCACGATGGTGAACGCGGGAGTTTACCTCCTGATCCGGATCGCTCCGCTCATCGTGGGCAGCCTGCTCTCGACCATTATAGCGGTCATCGGCGGCTTCTCCTTCATGTTCTGCGCTTTTCTGGCGGTGAGCCAGACGGATACCAAGCGCATCCTGGCCTACTCGACCATCAGCTACCTCGGGCTCATCGCCATGTGTGCCGGCATCAACACGGGGCTCGCCCTGACGGCGGCCGTCGCGCTGCTGGTGTTCCACGCGGTCTCCAAAGGCCTGATGTTCTTATGCGTCGGCGAGGTACAGCACGAAACGGGCGCCCGGGACATTGATTCCATGGAGGGCCTCGTGAACCGCATGCCCCTGGTGGCCTACATCATGGTCATAGGCTTAATTTCGCTGATGGCCCCCCCGTTCGGCGTGTTCGTGGGCAAGTGGCTAGCCTTCCAGTCCGTGTCCACGTTCACGTCGATCAGCCTCTCGCTGGTGGACATATTCTTCATCATATTCGGCAGCATCTTCTCGGTCTTCTACTATTCCAGGTGGGCCGGAAAGCTGCTGGCGACCAAGCCCTTCGATGCTCCGAAGACATCGCACCACGACTGGTTCATGGAGCTGCCGCTCATCGTGCTGGTCCTGGGCGTCTTCGTGTCCGTGGCGCTGACCACGATCTTCTTCGATAAGCTCATTAATTTGCCGGCGGTCTATGGCATGGAGCCGTCGCAGCTCATCACGGGCTGGACCATCCAGAGCGCCATCGGCGGGTTCTCGCCCCTGGGCTTTTTGATCATATTCCTGATCATCATACTGGTCCCGTGGATCGCCATCCGCGTGCCGAAAACGGCGGTCACGCACACTTACGCCTGCGGCACCGGCGATGAGCCGGAGCTGGGCGGCGGCTTCTTCCAGAGCATGATAGGTGAGAGCGTAATCCTGAAGTACCTCGACCCCGTCGGCGTACTGCTGCTCGTGGCATTATTCATCGCGGCGGTGATCTAA
- a CDS encoding NADH-quinone oxidoreductase subunit C — MEAKTVTQAELQGIVNGLKARDARLITIVGVDTGENIEVIYFFHTGIGRTENYRVVVPKAGGNEEIESITPIIPAAYIAENELCEMFGVRVKNVPGRFFLHPSINAPLRRK; from the coding sequence ATGGAAGCGAAGACCGTCACCCAGGCCGAGCTCCAGGGCATCGTGAACGGCCTGAAGGCCCGGGACGCGAGGCTCATCACCATCGTCGGCGTGGACACCGGCGAGAACATCGAGGTAATATACTTCTTCCACACCGGCATCGGCCGGACAGAGAACTACCGGGTCGTCGTGCCGAAGGCCGGAGGCAACGAGGAGATCGAGAGCATAACGCCCATCATCCCCGCGGCGTACATCGCGGAGAATGAGCTGTGCGAGATGTTCGGCGTGCGCGTAAAAAACGTGCCCGGGCGGTTTTTCCTGCACCCGAGCATCAACGCCCCATTGAGGAGGAAATGA
- a CDS encoding response regulator, protein MARTPHKLILVTDDEPDIVDVISGKLENIGYRTLKAYSGAECIEAARKSRPDLLFLDIRMEPMDGWEVASVMKKDSELKDIPIIMITGVELDLKDIMNRAQLIENYIMKSDASLEKLSEAVEDVLTAKTDVERIMDMANKSGVQKEMRTELKDRYMRKFSQYRTIKKLYGLYSLVYDDDVGEQKAVMLSCLKKGLDQQADDLSRIEKMLVAAQPVKRKKRNSKKRY, encoded by the coding sequence ATGGCAAGGACTCCGCACAAACTTATACTGGTCACCGACGACGAGCCCGATATAGTGGACGTAATATCCGGCAAGCTGGAGAATATCGGCTACCGTACGCTGAAGGCCTACAGCGGTGCCGAATGTATCGAGGCTGCCCGCAAGAGCCGCCCGGACCTGCTGTTCCTGGACATCCGCATGGAGCCCATGGACGGGTGGGAGGTGGCCAGCGTAATGAAAAAAGACTCGGAGCTCAAGGACATCCCCATCATCATGATCACGGGCGTGGAACTCGATCTCAAGGACATCATGAACCGGGCCCAGCTCATCGAGAACTACATCATGAAGTCCGACGCCAGCCTGGAAAAGCTGAGCGAGGCCGTCGAGGACGTGCTCACGGCGAAGACGGACGTCGAGCGCATCATGGACATGGCGAACAAGTCGGGCGTCCAGAAGGAGATGAGGACCGAGCTCAAGGACCGCTACATGCGGAAGTTCAGCCAGTACCGGACCATCAAGAAACTGTACGGCCTTTATTCCCTCGTCTACGATGATGATGTCGGGGAGCAGAAGGCCGTGATGCTGTCCTGCCTCAAGAAAGGGCTCGACCAGCAGGCCGACGACCTGTCGCGCATCGAGAAGATGCTCGTCGCCGCACAGCCCGTGAAAAGGAAAAAAAGAAACTCAAAAAAGAGATATTAA
- a CDS encoding complex I subunit 1 family protein, with product MADPLTTYGIPLVLLVISPFIGGLLIGIDRKVTARIQNRAGPPIVQPFYDVIKLFGKEDKVVNKTYLVFGVAYMLTVILSLTLMLFQYDLLITTFIFGLSFIFLVLAGYSTRSQFGYVGATRELMQMLIYEPILLFAVFLIRLVTGSFEIGSIYTAAQPLLYTLPLALLAIFIILPIKARKSPFDISDAHQEIAQGPETEYSGKYLGLLYVTHFYELFFILWFISLFFVKDAALGGLVVPGWIMQILLMLIAYVFLIITDNLTARLRVDQMLKQVFIVGMALLIINLIYIVMTGKWIA from the coding sequence GTGGCGGACCCGCTCACCACCTATGGCATACCTCTCGTGCTGCTCGTGATTTCGCCGTTCATCGGCGGCCTTTTGATTGGCATCGACCGCAAGGTCACGGCCCGGATCCAGAACAGGGCGGGCCCGCCCATCGTTCAGCCGTTCTATGACGTGATAAAGCTCTTCGGCAAGGAGGACAAGGTCGTCAACAAGACGTACCTGGTCTTCGGGGTGGCGTACATGCTCACCGTCATCCTGAGCTTGACGCTCATGCTGTTCCAATACGATCTGCTTATCACCACGTTCATCTTCGGCCTGTCGTTCATATTTTTGGTGCTGGCCGGGTACAGCACGCGCTCCCAGTTCGGCTACGTCGGGGCGACCAGGGAACTTATGCAGATGCTGATCTACGAGCCGATACTACTGTTCGCCGTATTCCTCATAAGGCTCGTGACGGGGAGCTTCGAGATCGGCTCCATCTATACCGCGGCGCAGCCGCTCCTGTACACGCTGCCGCTGGCGCTGCTGGCCATTTTCATCATACTGCCGATCAAAGCCAGGAAGTCGCCCTTCGATATCTCGGACGCGCACCAGGAGATCGCCCAGGGGCCGGAGACGGAGTACTCGGGTAAATATTTAGGGCTCCTGTACGTTACGCACTTCTACGAGCTGTTCTTCATCCTCTGGTTCATCAGCCTGTTCTTCGTGAAGGACGCCGCCCTGGGAGGCCTTGTCGTACCGGGCTGGATCATGCAGATACTGCTTATGCTCATTGCCTACGTTTTCCTCATCATCACCGATAACTTGACGGCGAGGCTCAGGGTCGACCAGATGCTGAAGCAAGTATTCATAGTTGGAATGGCATTGCTGATAATTAACCTGATATATATCGTCATGACCGGGAAGTGGATCGCATGA
- a CDS encoding nickel-dependent hydrogenase large subunit, translating to MRTSIQFGPQHPVWIEPLRLKLTMDGEIVKGVDLEAGYVHRGLEKKFEWDYNKGAYLSERVCAICTQHHSTCYCLAVEGTMAGLELPRRAAIIRTIMLELERLHSHFLAIGLTLESIGFENLFMLCFRNREQVLDVFERTTGNRVLHGINIVGGVTRNIGPEMGKEILDFCDDIEKRARDLEKMIVNSYTIKERMQGVGVMTEKMAKELGVVGPVARGSNVPYDVRHAAPYLLYKEVKVTPIVEKDGDCWARSLVRVREIFQSIDLIRQLVPLLEGTPDELFAKAKAMPEGENFARVEAPRGELFYYVRGKKSKELDRVKIRTSTYGNGLGIAPLIKGSYLADVGLITITFDPCIGCFDR from the coding sequence ATGAGGACGAGCATACAGTTCGGCCCCCAGCACCCCGTCTGGATCGAGCCGCTGCGCCTGAAGCTTACCATGGATGGCGAGATCGTGAAGGGCGTGGATCTCGAGGCGGGCTATGTCCACAGGGGGCTCGAGAAAAAATTCGAATGGGACTATAATAAGGGCGCCTATCTATCGGAGCGCGTATGCGCTATCTGCACCCAGCACCACTCGACCTGCTACTGCCTGGCGGTCGAGGGCACGATGGCGGGCCTGGAACTGCCCCGCCGGGCGGCCATCATCAGGACGATCATGCTGGAGCTGGAGAGGCTCCATAGCCACTTTTTGGCCATCGGCCTGACGCTCGAGTCTATCGGCTTCGAGAATTTGTTCATGCTGTGCTTCCGGAACAGGGAGCAGGTGCTCGACGTGTTCGAGCGCACGACGGGCAACCGCGTGCTCCACGGCATCAACATCGTCGGCGGCGTCACCCGGAATATAGGCCCCGAAATGGGCAAGGAGATCCTCGATTTCTGCGACGATATCGAAAAGCGCGCCCGTGACCTGGAGAAGATGATCGTCAACAGCTACACGATCAAGGAGAGGATGCAGGGCGTCGGCGTCATGACCGAGAAGATGGCGAAGGAGCTTGGCGTCGTCGGGCCTGTGGCCCGAGGCAGTAATGTCCCCTACGACGTGAGACACGCTGCGCCCTACCTGCTATACAAGGAGGTCAAGGTCACGCCTATAGTTGAGAAGGACGGCGACTGCTGGGCCCGCTCTCTGGTAAGGGTCCGGGAGATCTTCCAGTCCATCGACCTCATCCGCCAGCTTGTACCGCTGCTGGAAGGCACGCCCGACGAGCTCTTCGCAAAGGCCAAGGCCATGCCCGAGGGCGAGAATTTCGCGAGGGTAGAGGCCCCGCGGGGCGAGCTGTTCTATTACGTCCGGGGCAAGAAGTCGAAGGAGCTGGACCGCGTCAAGATCCGGACATCGACGTACGGGAACGGCCTGGGCATCGCACCGCTCATCAAGGGCTCCTACCTGGCGGACGTCGGCCTCATCACGATAACGTTCGACCCGTGTATCGGGTGCTTTGACAGGTGA
- a CDS encoding HAD family hydrolase has protein sequence MAIKLVISDFDRTFTDESLSVAPELKEAIGLIGAKGIRFSIVSGRNYGFLLEFCRELDGLLDSFVAENGCIGHFKGKKCVLGDSARRGELLGRLKQLGVPYGQGEVIVAVEARYQPQLCKALSGLDGAFHVIRNVDSLMILPAGISKSSGAAWLARMYGVQLSETAAIGDAQNDVAFRDSCVLLGAVSNAIPEMKATADYVCRQSYGKGLQEFIEYIGR, from the coding sequence ATGGCCATCAAGCTCGTTATAAGCGATTTTGACCGGACGTTCACCGACGAGAGCCTGTCCGTGGCGCCCGAATTAAAAGAGGCCATCGGCCTCATCGGGGCGAAAGGAATCCGGTTTTCCATCGTCTCGGGCCGGAATTACGGCTTTTTACTCGAATTCTGCCGTGAGCTGGACGGCCTGCTCGACTCCTTCGTGGCCGAGAACGGCTGCATAGGGCATTTTAAAGGCAAAAAGTGCGTGCTCGGAGATTCTGCCCGGCGAGGCGAGCTACTGGGCAGGCTAAAGCAGCTCGGCGTGCCCTATGGCCAGGGCGAGGTCATCGTCGCCGTGGAGGCGCGATACCAGCCGCAGCTCTGTAAGGCGCTCTCGGGCCTCGATGGCGCCTTTCACGTCATCCGGAACGTGGATTCGCTCATGATATTGCCCGCCGGGATCTCCAAGTCTTCCGGCGCCGCGTGGCTGGCGCGCATGTACGGCGTACAGCTAAGCGAGACGGCGGCCATCGGCGATGCCCAGAACGACGTGGCCTTCAGGGACTCCTGTGTTCTGCTGGGAGCGGTCTCGAACGCCATCCCCGAGATGAAGGCGACGGCCGATTACGTGTGCCGCCAGAGCTATGGCAAGGGCCTTCAGGAGTTCATCGAGTACATCGGCCGCTAA